Genomic DNA from Lycorma delicatula isolate Av1 chromosome 5, ASM4794821v1, whole genome shotgun sequence:
tgctgaaattgaaagaagatggggcttgttatacgctaaacaagtgaaacttttttcacatgcaatcattgtcatattgagtagaTTTGAAGTTCTtcataactttaaggtggaaatttatTTATCCACCTACTTAGCTCACTGGTGAAATCTGCCTCCTCCTTTCagtgtgccaaaagggattttttttcagtgttctgtagtcttattaaattatttattaaaaaatgcccTCTGCATACACATTTCAACATATATCATGTTTCAATTAACATAGAAATGTGTTTCATCAAATTTGTGATCatactaatatataaatctaattatttatttatttattatttaattttaaacatgttttgaGTTAATGGGCCCATAACAAGAATTTTTGggtaaaaaatttactgttatgtagtaatatttattataaaaattttaagaatgaaacaaatcaaaaaattatttctatgactcaagaacaaaaatcatttttttaaattttcatctttcaaTAACTTGTCAAAAAATTGGCCTGTTTActtgtagaaaattatattaaaactgaaaaaggaaggattattttaatcaataagaaCAGCTTGAGGAAAAGAATTAATTGGATTTGATTGGAAAAAAGCAGAAACAAAGAATGTTTAAGTCAAAGTGAATTTCTTATTACCATGAGATATATCCCCTTCTAAGTAGaatcagtatataattttttatcttcatattaTCAACTATGATATAATTTCTCAACAGAATAAGTAGATTCATTTTCTGCTTTGCGCTATCAGTCGCAGTCAACCTTGTGATGCATGTAAAGTCCTGACTCATAGGAGATACTTGTCAAAGTTGTTTCTTTCAGGATAATGATATTCACTATATAGCCAACCCTATGGGAGACAGAGTGACAGTGTCACTTATACAGCTGAATATCTCCTGTATTTCTGTGGACTTACCATGTTGATGTGTGACACTATGTTTGACTCAGTATGTTTGACTTGTATGTGTAGAAGACAGCAGAAAATCATTTTGTTCCTCACTTTCCATCATTAGCCCGACAATAGGGTGCTTATTGACTTGAGAATGAATATGCATTTCAATCGTGATACTTGCAACTTGATTTGGTTATGGCACTTAGCATCaaagacaaatttttgttttggaataattgaattaaggataaaattcagaaattatactCATTTTCACAGAAAAATTGTGTAGTAGTAGATACGATAAGGGGGATTTGATAATCAATATTTAGTGATCTAGAGTTGTATTTAATGGTCTGTAATTTATATACCAGTATTTGTATTCTTAGAATCCACCAGCCAAGAGATAAACTGGTTTAGACTGGTAAAGGATAGTCACTTACACAAGTAGGCTGTCTCAGTTTAGAATGTATCTGTGTATTCAAAGATTTGTTGTAAGTATATAACACTCcacaatgttaattattattagtaatatagatttttaatttcatatcccttttaaataagggaaataaaaaattccatcaaCAGATAAATTAGTAGTGACTGAAAACTCaaagaagttataataatttttaataattttgcacagaaaaattaaaaaaaaattattttgcttatcaatgattttttataaaaatatataaaatttaatcctactatctaaaaaaaaaaagtttatattaaaaataggaaattgATAATGTGAGGAAAtagatttgataataaaaatgataaaccaatatttcaatttgaaaattaattttctacatctaatgattaaaaatagaagaGCGATAAGATGAGGAaatagacaaaataataaaaatgataaaacaacaatgtattaatgaagtaaattctAGGAAAGGTGAATAAGGAAGgaagaaagaaagattttgttaaattgtgGTTAAATAGATTGATAtctaatcaatatatataatctagtaattttaaaaaaaagttatttagttatTGTGACAGTTAAAAACAATcttctttaagattttttaaaaaaatttttcaacataaaaacacatcacaagtttttaaaagtttatgatGATTTCATTAGGTGGATTGAAGTTGTTAACTGTTTTAGGTAAGTAAATATAACaacgtaattttatatttgaaaaaaattaaagatttattttaaatattaagtgacAGTCCAAATATCTTTAAGAAGTCGTATATGAATAATGTGTTTTAGTTGCTAATAAACatgttttgatttaaatgtatttacccttgaaataactaaaaacatttattatcggATAGCAAAACAGTTGCATCAAGTATAAtgttcaaatgttattttatgtttacatgaAGCAAGTTTAGACTTTTATAAGAAGGCGAgttgaaaaaaatagaatactgTATAAAtgaggtattaaaaataaatctttttgccTTAATGGGTTTAGAgatcttgttttaaatttcaaacaaacatGGGCATTCctgtaaatatttcaagtaaagaATACTCTTCCTTATTTATTCTGAAtgtttcttaaaacaatttttttaagggttatctttttatttgtttttatattttttcaagtttctgACTACATGTTTTTTAATACGTTACAAACCTATAGCAACTTTAAAATCacttacaaagaaaaagaaacaacaaaaagtaaggcatacaaatataaaactaattacatatataaattgtatGCTTGAGATATACTTCATGACTTCAGAAGTAACAGCTTGCTCCTCTCCAGTGCTATGTAGGATCTCTATAACTTCTACTTATAACACTGATAAACCATCTTTAGGAGCAATGCCCATCACAATTTATCCTAACTGGAAAAGTTAGACATTTAATAGTGCCTTTTCAAagtagtataatatattattttatcttaaattggcTTAACCAAACGGGGGTACTACACTGAGGgacagaatgaaaaaattacactgtttttaaattttaataatggttattcataaaacaataaaacagaaacactctttttctcttgtaattttttggaaaaattcatCATTCTTGACATATAAGCAAAAAATATGCTCAGCAAAGGGATATACTGCAGCGAGCACACACCTACTTACATTCATGTACATTATCATATTacatgaaaaacgaacaaaaaataattaaataagtatttccttcttttcttacaggtatttttttctgaatactgTAAGTTAATCAGTgatgagaaatttaatattacttcacaATTCATGTTGTAGTCGGGTGCTTGTGTAGACTATATGACAGATAGAGATGGTGACTTgaatgatttctatttttttaagacCAAGAAGAAATCACATCACTATTCCTAGGAtcatatcacatttttatttattatttttgaacattattttgttttgcgGAATGACTTCTGTCTTATTTCAGGTCATCTATTaccattagttataaaaatatatataagcagtgtttttaaagtagaataagaatgcaacaaattaatttttgatgatgtgataaatttacatgtttttttcagTTCTCGCTGCAGTATTATCGGTAAAAGGTCAATGGAATCCAAGCTTTGGCTCTAATGTTTTCACTGGTGCTGGTAGACAACCACAAGgtagttaaaatttgaaataattaaatagttaaagcGGTAAGCTAAATTTGAAATgcaaatatacattaatttttacttgtagaCATTGTTGTATATTTTTCCTGCTTTTATGAATTATCACTacctttcaattatttttttgttatcattccATTTGAATGATTGATACTTCTCCATACAGatctatttacataattattcacttttatcaaagtatttttatacattttattaaaaaaagctgacaactgtgagttgtttctgatgcatgactTACACACATattcacacaacttaatttaaaatatttataattttatttaagtataacattttttcttttattaaattcaagaTTCAACTAAAGCGcggcgcataccgtatttaattcgcgtgggtgtggcggtacaaccggcgacggtcggcactaactaaactaatataatttcacaacttacatagaacagatTTCGCTTGTACGTTCGGCAGACTGATGTGGCCGCGAGgcataacgcaccaggtaccgagtcaaccgggcgatcgagttcgagaccaagccagaccaagttactttttttacactaaattcatatatttaatactaccgctcacctgtgacgtcacaacatagcacaCGATATAtcactacaacagctgtacgtcagtgctaccaaactaaatattaaataaataaaataacataaatatcgtaattaaaatttaaagtgtaaaaaataatttgattgacaactctgtggaatttcaaattttccaATCCAAGAGAACGAGGAAAAAGGTAATTTCCCACAGGAAAAAGAggcattccaatttttttttgcaaatattgctattttttaattgtaaacaaatgtgcctaagaaaagcatgaccttaattagacgaaatctggagatactgaaCGAGACCTTGCTTTACAGgctcacccctttgacctttgaagttgataatttaatggcatcaatgttccaagtttagtaaaaatcggtccagtagttctgaagttATAAGGTAATTCAGAGGCCAGTACCGAACACACACTCgaacatacaaacattaacatccggaaaattcccATTCGGTTTTTGGGTACCTTAAGGGTCAAAATGTCAATATCTGGTGAAAGCCGcgtatgctcaaattggaccgattttaatattttcccttctagaatTATAGGTCTGTTATAACACTATCTATACGGGAAAGTAATAAAGTTTTggagaaaatctttaaaatgaatttaactttttgtttaacttaatttttttataatttaacttttagtgAATgcagttgttaaattttatttttaggatttgACCGTCAACCGCTGACTACATGGCAGAGTAATAGATTAACTCGGCCTACTCAAACTAGACAAGTAACAACTGCAACCGGTAACAGAAGACCGGAAACTGGATCTACGAGACAACCATCACCAAATGATGTAGATTCTAATAATCAGAATATACCCAACTATTCAGGTCCAGTATTCCTAGTGCCGTGTAAATGTCCAACAGCAAAAAATTTTGACCCTGTTTGTGGTACAGATAATAGAACATATGTGAATAGAAGTACATTAGACTGCAACAACAGATGTGGAGTCAGTAagtgttattaaatatatcagatgtaata
This window encodes:
- the LOC142324991 gene encoding uncharacterized protein LOC142324991, which gives rise to MMISLGGLKLLTVLVLAAVLSVKGQWNPSFGSNVFTGAGRQPQGFDRQPLTTWQSNRLTRPTQTRQVTTATGNRRPETGSTRQPSPNDVDSNNQNIPNYSGPVFLVPCKCPTAKNFDPVCGTDNRTYVNRSTLDCNNRCGVNVNFKRRGSCAANRT